Proteins from a single region of Bacteroidales bacterium:
- a CDS encoding transposase: MSTGYQIKNQEGLYYLTFQVVNWIDIFTRKVYRDIIIENLKYCRENKGLQVFVYVIMSNHIHIIVNSEDGKLSDTIRDFKKYTSRVIIDYIKSGNESRKDWMLNQFRFAASKHSRNENYQFWTHENHAIELRTPDFIREKVEYIHNNPVRSGIVEKPEDYLYSSARNYADMENIFEVIKIDLPWKTYC, from the coding sequence ATGTCAACAGGTTATCAAATAAAGAATCAGGAAGGATTGTATTATCTTACATTTCAGGTAGTAAACTGGATTGATATTTTTACACGCAAGGTATATAGGGACATTATTATAGAAAATTTAAAATATTGCCGGGAAAATAAAGGATTACAGGTATTTGTTTATGTAATAATGTCTAATCATATCCATATAATAGTAAATAGTGAAGATGGTAAGTTGAGTGATACTATTAGAGATTTTAAAAAATATACAAGCCGGGTAATAATTGATTATATAAAATCTGGAAATGAAAGTAGAAAAGATTGGATGTTAAATCAATTCAGGTTTGCTGCATCAAAGCATTCAAGAAATGAGAATTATCAATTCTGGACACATGAAAATCATGCAATAGAATTAAGGACGCCTGATTTTATAAGAGAAAAAGTTGAGTACATTCATAATAATCCGGTACGTTCAGGAATTGTGGAAAAACCTGAAGATTATTTGTATTCAAGTGCCAGGAATTATGCAGATATGGAAAATATATTTGAAGTAATAAAAATTGATTTACCATGGAAAACATATTGTTAA